The region ATGAAGAGCTTGCGCACGGAACTGGAGGCTCAGCGGCTGCGAACGGTCAGCGTGCCCGACATCGAGGCGGACGACGCGATCGCCGTGCTCGCCCTGCGCTGGCAGCAGCGGAATCGCGGGCCATGACCATTCTCTCCACCGACAAGGATCTCTGTGCCTTGCTGAGCCCCTCGGTGTCCGTCTACGACCACTTCACCAACGTCAACCGCGACGCCGCCTGGGTGCTCGCCAGGTTCGGCATCGAGCCGGGCCTGATCCAGGATTACCTGGCCCTGGTGGGCGACAAGACGGACAACATTCCCGGGTGAAGGGGATTGGTCCCGTCACGGCCGTGAAGCTCCTGCGGGAGTTCAAGTCCCTGCAGGGGATTCTCGAAAGCCGCTCGATCCAGAAAGTGGCAAGACAGGTCATGCGGGATCGCGAAATGGCCCTGGTGTCGCAGGCACTGGTCCAGTTCAAGACCGACGTGTCGATTGGCCTGTCATGGGCCGACCTGCGTGCAGGTGATGGGGTCGGACGCGATGAGTGACCGCGATCGCCGCTGCGGGACCTGTCCGGCGCCCCCTAAACCGGGGAGGGGACGAATCACGGCCCCTGCCTTAGCCTTGCTTCGCGAAGGGAGAATCGTCCTGGTCGCGGCCTGCTCTCAGGCCGGTCGGTGCACCGGCGATCTGCCATCCGTTTCCAGGGCCCCCGGCCCTGAAGCACCTGCCCCAGGAATGATCGGCCCCAAACATGAAACTGCATGGACTGCTAACCGTCGGCCTCGCTTTCGTCCTCACGACGCTTGCAGCGGGGCCGTGTCGCGCGGCCGCCGCGGCGGGCGAATCGGCAAGCGCGGATGACATCCTGCAGGCCCATGTCGAGGCCAGCGGCGGCAGCGCCAACCTGGCGCGCATCCAGAACCGTACGACCGAGTCGAAGCTGTCGATGGGATGGCTGAGCGCAAGCCTGAAGTCGACCCTGGTCCAGCCGAACCTCTTCCTGGATGAGGCCAGCATGCTGGCCGCATCCAGCAGCAGCGGGTACGACGGCCATACCGGCTGGAAGCGCGACGGCAGCAAGATCGAAGCCCTCCAGGGCAACGAACTGGCCCGCACGCTCCGCGGGCACAGCCTGGACTGGCATCTCAAGCTCCCGAGCTGGTATCCGCAGCGCAAGCGCCTGCCTGACGCCGAACTGGAAGGAACGCCGGTGCATGTCCTGGAACTCACC is a window of Oleomonas cavernae DNA encoding:
- a CDS encoding 5'-3' exonuclease H3TH domain-containing protein, with the translated sequence MKGIGPVTAVKLLREFKSLQGILESRSIQKVARQVMRDREMALVSQALVQFKTDVSIGLSWADLRAGDGVGRDE
- a CDS encoding LolA-like protein, which produces MKLHGLLTVGLAFVLTTLAAGPCRAAAAAGESASADDILQAHVEASGGSANLARIQNRTTESKLSMGWLSASLKSTLVQPNLFLDEASMLAASSSSGYDGHTGWKRDGSKIEALQGNELARTLRGHSLDWHLKLPSWYPQRKRLPDAELEGTPVHVLELTASTGEKEIWRLDAGSGLLLQVEGFAFEKDKPPVKAFTTFSDYRKIDGVVLPYKTTISDGKRTFTVVVQSLKHNLAVTPPRLPAKE